The uncultured Fibrobacter sp. genomic sequence TGGTTTTCTGGCGCTGCGGTGATATTTATGTATCTGGTGTTCATCATGCTCGATATGCCCAAATTGCGCCGTGGCGTGTTTAGCCTGATTCCTGATAAATATGCGGATGTCGCCATTTCTTTTGCCAGGGAAACGGACCGCTTTATGGGCAACTATTTTCGTGCCCAGTCGTTTGTTGCGCTTTCGGTTGGTATTTTGTATGCAATCGGCTTTGGCGCCATCGGACTACCTATGGGGGTTGCCTTTGGCCTATTCTCGGGAGCTTTGAATATGATTCCCTACTTGCAACTTACCACGATTCCGTTGGCGTTGCTACTGTCGGTGGTCTACGCTCTGGAAAAGGGAATGCCGTTTTGGGAAGTGGCCGTCATTGTCCTCTCGATTTACCTGGTGGTGCAGCTGATTCAGGATATGTTCCTGGTGCCTAAAATCGTGGGTTCGTCCATGAACCTGCCTCCCGTGGGGATTCTCCTTTCGCTTTCTATTTGGGGCAAGCTCCTAGGATTCCTGGGTTTGATCGTCGCGATACCCTTTACTTGCCTGTGTCTCGTTTATCTTGAGAAAATGCAGAGTAAGGCGGCTGCCGAAGAGGAGTCGGATGCCGAACCACCGCCTGAGGCCTGATTTTATAAGGTTTTTCAAATTTTTTTCAAAAAAAATGTGCCATAGCGCAAAAAAAAAAGTATAATATCACTATAAAATTCTTAACCTACTCAAGGAGTTATAAATGAACAAGCAAGATCTCATCGACGCCATCCTCGCCAACAAGGAAGCTGGTATTGAATCCAAGGCTGCTGCCGCTCGCGCAGTTGACGCCGTTCTCGACGGTATCACCGCTG encodes the following:
- a CDS encoding AI-2E family transporter; protein product: MRFLRLLVITVVAITLVYYLRRVLFPFFAAFLMAYIMDPLVNRLQRKVKHRIIAVIIVLLVVALVVGGALRLFIPMVVNEVRNLGVLITKVFNDSEWASRIEALMPGGLYETIHSLISWDQLAASMQRLDFWREAHNIASKVLPGAWGVLSYTGTIIVWFSGAAVIFMYLVFIMLDMPKLRRGVFSLIPDKYADVAISFARETDRFMGNYFRAQSFVALSVGILYAIGFGAIGLPMGVAFGLFSGALNMIPYLQLTTIPLALLLSVVYALEKGMPFWEVAVIVLSIYLVVQLIQDMFLVPKIVGSSMNLPPVGILLSLSIWGKLLGFLGLIVAIPFTCLCLVYLEKMQSKAAAEEESDAEPPPEA